The genomic window GAAAAAGTCCAGTAATAATGAAGGCTCAATAAATTCTGCATGTGCCTTGAATTCCTTTTCAGACCGTGGGCTTGAAATATGAATCTTTGGAGGCAGTGCAGAATGCTTCCAGGTATTTAATATTCTTTCCCAATATAATGTCCAATCCTTGTTTTCATGATTTGCCAAGTGATGATGGATATCAAACACTAACGGAATACCAAGCTTCTCACACAAATACAAGACATCCTCTACATGAAAAGAGGTATCATCGTTTTCAAGCATAATTAACCGTTGGATACTCTCTGGTATTAACCCCCAATTATGAATAAATTGTTCCAAGGCTTTCTCTTTATCGTTATAGACCCCACCAACGTGTAGGACACATCGATGTTCGGGAGGAATCCCCATGCCCATTAAAAGCTTTCGATGCATCCCTAACGTTTTGAGAGAGGACTTTAGAACATCTGTATCTTCACCATTTAACACAACAAAGTGATCCGGGTGAAAATCTACTCGCATTTTGGGATGAGCTAGAAGGAATTCTTTTACCTCGCTTAATTCTTCTGCAAGAGGTCGAATGTAATTCCAATCCTTTACATCCTCATGGTTTGCTAAGGGGATAATTTTCGATGTAAGTCTGAAGAATTCAATATCATTCGCTACATTATGACGTAATAACCTCAAGCAATTCTTTAAATTAGATTTTGCAATTCTTTCTAATTTCCGAATTGCAGCTTCTCTGTCAGGAATTTTTATAAACTGACTGTGGGTCATGGTCTGAGATGGTGAAGCATTTTGCAAGGACATACTCATAGCAACATACCCTAATCGAACCAACATATCGGTAGCTCCTTTTTTCCGTTTTACCGGTAGGGTTTCTATTAGAGGGTGGTTTTATCCAAGTTGGGTAAGGTCGGTTATGGATTTTTGATTATCATGTAATTTCCAAGCAGAGGTTTTGGTTTTCGCACTCAAATGGAAGGTTTCGCACTGAAAAGGGAGATTTTCGCACAAAAGGCATCATTATTCGCACACAAATTGAAATTTGCACTCAAAATAACATAATCGCACTGAAAAATGATTTATCGCACTTAAATTCAAATATTCGCACACAAAATCCAATTTTCGCACTAACGACTTGGGAAAAGCCCATATTCTCTCAATATTCGCCCACCAAAACTTCGTGGAAATGCTATTTTTATTAAAATCCGGTTAACCAAAAGCAAATTAGATAAAAACTCCCTTCCAAAACCACCATTTCAAGAAAAAAACAAAAGTTAGAGGGCACTCCCCCTGCAAGAAGCACAAAAAACCCGGCACAAGGCCGGGCTTTCGTTTTATCTTTCGTTTACTCTTTTGTTGTTATTATTGTTACCGTATTTTTTACCAGATCCACTGCGTTTTCTTGAACCTCCACGGCCCGAATCTTTCCAGTTAGATTTAGATGAAAATTGTTTCTTTCTGGAATTATAAGATTTACCACGGTCGTTACTACGCTTATCGCGTCTCATTGGTAATGGCGGTTCAGAAGTTAATTCAACCGGTGTTGCGCTTGGCTCTTTCGTTAGCATTTTAAGAGCTGCTGCCACTACAGCCACTGCATCTTCTTTTTCCAATAATTCTTCTGCAGCTTTATAGTAGTATTTCGTTTCTTG from Bacillus carboniphilus includes these protein-coding regions:
- the uvsE gene encoding UV DNA damage repair endonuclease UvsE, with amino-acid sequence MLVRLGYVAMSMSLQNASPSQTMTHSQFIKIPDREAAIRKLERIAKSNLKNCLRLLRHNVANDIEFFRLTSKIIPLANHEDVKDWNYIRPLAEELSEVKEFLLAHPKMRVDFHPDHFVVLNGEDTDVLKSSLKTLGMHRKLLMGMGIPPEHRCVLHVGGVYNDKEKALEQFIHNWGLIPESIQRLIMLENDDTSFHVEDVLYLCEKLGIPLVFDIHHHLANHENKDWTLYWERILNTWKHSALPPKIHISSPRSEKEFKAHAEFIEPSLLLDFFHSIKGSVEQVDCMIEAKRKDEALFKLVHDLEKEASIEWVNKAAFTL